The genomic segment GGCTGGTATGGGAACTCAGTAGGAAAAGAAGTGCTGGCAAAAGGGGCTGAGAGGACAAAGGTGCAAGCTTCCAGCAGTTCCTTTGCCCTTTGGCGAGGTGGATAGGGAAATTCCGCCATGGGAAACAGCCACGGAAACGGCGGGAAGCTACCCAGCGGTTACCATGGTTTGTTCTGGTTTGTACATGCGATCGCGGGTGGCCACCATAGCTTCCACCAAGCGGTCCATATCTTCTTTGGTATGGAGGGCGTTGGCGGTAATGCGCAGGCGCGGTTTGGCGATAAACCAGATGGGAGAAATCCAAATATTGTAATTTTCCAACAGGTAGCGGGCAAAATGCTTGGGATTGATTTCCGTGGGGAGCAAAACGGGGATCACGTTGGTTTCTCCCATGGCCAGGAATCCTTCCTCTGCCAAACGCGATCGCAGGTATTGCGTGTTGGCATGAAGGGTTTCTACCAATTGCGGGTGGCGACGCACTTCGCGTATGCTTTCCAAGGCAGCGGCGGTCATTGGCGGTGGTAGCGAGATGGTACCAATGGAGGTGGGGGAAGTATCCAATAGATCGATAAATTCCCGCACGTGGCTGCTAATGGCAGCGCCGGCGGAAGCCGCAAATTTAGAGAAGGTGGTCATAATCAACGGCACCATACCGCGTTCGATGACCTGTTGTGGATGCAGGCCAAAGTGTTCGTAAATCCCGCCACCGGTAGCGCCGAGGGAGCCGCTGGCGTGGGCTTCGTCCATAACAATGACGCTGCCTGGGTAGTTCTCTAGCACATCCAGCATTTCCGGTAGCGGCGCCAGATCGCCA from the Geitlerinema sp. PCC 9228 genome contains:
- a CDS encoding aminotransferase class I/II-fold pyridoxal phosphate-dependent enzyme — translated: MQVVKEYMQRCYESGLYPDKYVCHQKWGNCVEIEEPDTGKRRRVLTFCTNDILGLVHNQGVRQAAIDAIHQYGTSNSSCSVLSGRIDLHRQLENEISEFKHLPHTQLFMNAWMAMQALVDAFCHLAISVPGFQNTRETLILSDVLNHGCIVSAVVNASNRSGKVFSHSPDVRVKPYRHCDVDDLARKLRRYAKPDDRIMVVSDAVFSMDGDLAPLPEMLDVLENYPGSVIVMDEAHASGSLGATGGGIYEHFGLHPQQVIERGMVPLIMTTFSKFAASAGAAISSHVREFIDLLDTSPTSIGTISLPPPMTAAALESIREVRRHPQLVETLHANTQYLRSRLAEEGFLAMGETNVIPVLLPTEINPKHFARYLLENYNIWISPIWFIAKPRLRITANALHTKEDMDRLVEAMVATRDRMYKPEQTMVTAG